The DNA sequence aATAGTATAAACATACACAGTGATTTCTGTCTGTTACTAGCCACTGTGCTTAATGGTTTCTTTTGTTGTCTCATTATTTCTAAGCaagtattaattaattcataGGCTAAGCagcttaaatatgtaaataaagcgTGCACTCCTATCTGTAAAATGTAGTGTCAATAAGAGTTAATTGGTCACCTTTCTTTCCTGCTAGTAGTGTATTGTGTGTCCTCAGCAGTTCATGGTAATAGTGTGTCCCCATTTTGATAATCAATTTCTTGTTGATTTGTATATTAAAAGCTACTGATAACTCAAAGCTCAAACTTCTATCACACATTTATGATGTGGTCAGCTCAGCCAGTACCTCAGCACACAAGTACTGTTCTCTTGACCTACTTTAAAAAGATCCAACTAATTAAGCCACAGtctccaaaaatagaaaaaacataGAAAAATACTACAATTGATAAATTAATGCAAAAACGTCATTAGTGGAGCTTTGATATAAGCAAGAAGTTATGTAAGGTTAACATAAAGTGACCTCTGATTTGAGGACATTTTCTCTAAAATTAATTTACTAGATTTTAAAGTAATATTCAATGCATGGTTTACTATCACTGTCCAAAAGACTTGACATACCTTTAATTGTTAATAACCAGTGTCTTGCTTTATGTGTGTGTTATCTACTCTCTGTGAGTCTCACGTTTGCCCTGCTGCTGGTGTGTCTAGCTTGAAATGGAGAAACTGCAGCTGCAGAGCCTGGAGCAGGAGCACAGGAAGCTGTCGGCTCAGCTGAAGGATGAGCGagagaaaaacaaacatgtgGTGATGTCACTGGTGCATGAATGCAAGCAGCTAGCTGCTCGTGTGGTCGAAGAGAATCAGCGCTTTGAGGAGCTCTCGTCCCGCACTGAGCAGGAAGGCCGTTCTGTTGGACGACTGGAGGAAGAACTAGCATTTGAGCGACGTCGCAGCCAACAGATGGAAGCAGAGATGGAGAAACAGCTGGCCGAGTTTGACACAGAACGAGAGCAGTTACGTTCCAGACTTAGCCGCGAGGAGATGCGTGCTGCAGAGCTGCGAGCTGAAAGTGAAAATCTCCGCCAGCAGGTGGAGCAGCTAAGAACTGAGCGATGCAAAGACGCCCCACCACTGCCTTCTGCACCAGCATCTGCCCCAGTTAAACGCAAGACTTTGGCATCTGTGGCTGTGGGCACTGAGGCAACTGTCTGCAAGACTGCCTCCTCTCAGACAGATGTACCATTGGAAAATGAAGGGGCTAAGAAGGTGCCACTTTCCATCCCCGTCAAGCCTACAGGTTCCACTTATGCTAGCATGAACCTACCTAAGACTTCCAGTGTGGGGCGGGGGCTACACCATGTGAGCTCTCAGGCAGAAAATGGAGGAGAGGGCCAAACGCATTTGCATGGCTCACATTCACCTAGTGTGTCTGCTACCTTGCCGACTGGGGTCAGTCCACGTGTTCAGGCGGCCCGTTACAAATTCCAACCCTCTGCCTCGGAGCAGGACCAAAATGGAACCGCAAACCAGAGCCCCCCTTCCCGCGACCTGTCACCCACAAATCGAGACAACTTTGCTGCTAAACAGCAGGCACGCCACACAGTCACACAGGTTCTCTCCCGCTTTACAAGCCCTCCAGCAGGTGGGCCCCCTGCAACCCTTCGCCCTGGTTTGCCACACTCCACATCTGAGGGGGGACCCTTCACCGGGCGTTTGGGCCACTCCCAGATAGGCCTTAAATCACCAACTGTGGCCCGCATCGACAGGGGTAACCCACCTCCCATCCCACCAAAAAAACCAGGACTGTCCCAAACACCATCCCCTCCACACCCACCAATCAAAGTAGTAGGTGAAGCCAGCAGGTCCCCAGGAACAGGACTGGGGGTGGGCCTTGCCAAATCAACTGCCACCCCTCAGCTTCCACCAAAGCCCTCCATAGATTTGGGCGGTACAGTCCCAGCCTTGACTGCATCACAGGTGGGTGCTTACTGTACCGGCTGGCCATGGGGGTGTGTGCCATGGGGCCATGTGGAGTGTCCCCTTGTCACCACCTCCTCCACAGCTACCATTGTCAGTAGCCCCTCCATAAACCCACCTACCCTACCATCCCATAGCCTCCAGCATCCGGGCAGCCCCCTGGCAGCAGCATCAGGTAAAGGGTGCTCCATTCTTCACCCTGCTTTCACTGCTTCTCCTATCTACTCCCCTGCTTTCCCATACTTGATATATTCTTCAGTAAGTCCTAGCAGAGGGGGACATAGACTTGGAGCAACAAAGAGAGGAGTGTTCATACACTACTAGGGTTACCTGCCAGTTGAAATGCAGTACTTCAACATAACCAAGATAAGAATATTTGTAAGATTGTTGAGGGCACCTACCCATGTCAGTACAGATTCTTGACTTCACCAAAGCACTTTTAGATACGAATAAGTCAGGTTGATCCTATCTTGAAAGGCAGGTCTCCAGGGGTCTTTCCTGTACTCCATTCTGAAGCTGATGCCAGAGGCTGCTCTATCCCCTTTCCTCCCATTGACCTACAACATGGTTCTGCTTCTCCTGTGTTCCACCACTAACCTGTTTCCTATTATGTCTTATACTTACCACTCCACCATGTCCAGGGCACCATCTGTTTCTTTGTTTCACCTACTGTAGAGAAACTTGAAGCTTGTGAATGTGTTGTCATTCTCtgcatatttttcatgtttaattccaTGGTTTCAAAGACATTCCTAGACAACTAACCTAATATAATTGTGTTTGTCAAGGACTTGTACTTAAATATTCCTAAATATGTATCTCTGCAATTGTTCTACACAATAGTATGCAGTTCTACAGAGTTGTCTAATCCTGCTCCTGCAGGGTCAATGTccagcaaagtttagctccagcaCAAATTTGCAGTGATcatgaagacattgattagctggttcaagtgtgtttgattggggttggagctaaactgtacAAGACACTGCCCTTCAAGGACTAGATTTGGACACCCTGTTTTAGAATAAAACAATACCTTCCATAATGACCTTGCTGATCCGGTTGGTTAGTGCCAATTTGTTGTTAGTCTACCTGGTGACTGGTCAAACAGTATGGTCATTCTTGTAAAATATTGCTGGTTAAGCTAATTAAGAAGCCTGGTGCAAACACCAGTACAACAACATCCTATTCTGGTTAACATCAAAAACACAACATatgctggtcttttcagcagggtGGCTCcaaaaaagcttctttttttatttcagttagttggaGTAATGCATTGGAATGCCAAATATACTCCTCTTGGAAACAGTGTCAGAAGCTTTAGAGTTCTCTCACATTTTGAAATACCACCCTATCTCTGCAGGCTTCTTCATTGCTCTCTGAGAGCACCAGAGAAAGACAAATGTAAAGCCAGTGAAAGCAGAGCAAGTATTCCAGCAGAGTCTTCCTCTTCAGTGTCACTAGAGACTAATCCACTGGGTAGTTCTGAGAGATTCATGTCATCGCTAAATGTTAAAAATTGGcacttttctccctctctctgcaGCCACTCAGCCATGGCAGTTCTCTGAGGCTCCTCTGCTCTCTCTGCCACCCATTTTAACCCAGAAAAGAGCCAATAATCTTATGCTTTCCACTGGACCTCAATACTTCTTTCTTCAACTCCCTCAACTAACTGAGATAAACATAGAGAAACCCTAGAAGCAAAGCTATTTACAAATATGCATCAGCTGCTAGACTAGTTACATCCACACTGTAAGATATGTTATTTGGATTCTGTTTTCACATAGGTACTCATTAGCCATTGGTATTCCTTGTGCTTTGTCAAAATTCATCTGTTTGTCTGCTGTAGTTTCTGTCTTTCTAACTCTGTCCAATTGACATGTCTTAAACAGTCAGCTCCATGTTTAgaatgttttagtttgactgaCAGTCTGTGATGCATGACTTTGATTAATTTATCATAAACTGCCTGCTGCCTGATTTCATTTATCCAGTTGTGTTTTATCTTTTATTTGACTCTTTGTTTTTAACCTGATCTAAAAACAGATGAAGTTGACTTTATCTTTAAGGATCTAATTAGTAGGATAGAGGTTGTGAACTGCAGATAAACTCTAATATGTTTCCAATATTGTGTCAAAATGTGTACATCGCATAAACATTTACCCTTTGTTTTGACTGAATTTGGCTTGCTTCAAATTTCCTCTTGAACATAAATTTTGACTTTAGAGAGTAATTTGGTTCCTGAACTACAAAATAGTTTTCTCAGTCATCACTGTGCTAGTGGCAGTGGCcttaaattatttctgaatgacaAATTGAGTCGTTCGTCTGGGTAATGTTTAAGATCAGAGAACACATTTTGACACAGTTGCACCCTGCCTCACTAGTTACTGCTGTTGCTTGAACCCTCCCAGGCTGGTGTCCCTCCATAGTCTCCTCGCTAACCTGCGGTGACCCCGTCCCCCTGGATGACGGGCAAACCCTTCTCCTCCAAGCTGCTTCCCAGGGAAATGTCACTTTATTGTCAATGCTGCTTAACCAAGATCCACTATTGGATATTCATCTCCATCAACATGAATTAACCTCTGCCTTGATCTCTGCTGCTTTTAATGGACATAAAGGTACGTGCTGGGCAGATTGTGCTTAACTGATTAAAGGTTTTCTTTTGTGTAAGACATTATCCAGCTATCGTTTTCCATAGATGTAGAATTAAttgcatatatatacacagtgaaaATGTAGATATTAATATGTGAATAATGAGTTTTTGTCTATTCTATAGACTGCTTAAATCTGCTGCTGACTTCAGGGGCATCTGCTGATGCTGTTGATGAAACAGGATTTACGCCGTTACATGCCGCTGCTGAAAATGGTCACCATGAGTGAGTCCTCTGTTCTCAATTACCTtgctattgtatttttttgtttgatttttaaatTGGACAGTTCTTTTAAAGTTGCATGTAACAGGCTTGTTCAAAAACCTTTGCTTTAGTGCATTAAATGTTTGAAAGGTGACTAGATGATGGTATGCATCAAGACAGAttagcatttaaaattaaatgtgatGTACACGTATGTGTTTGTTACAGATGATGAAACATTTTGGATTTCTTTTGAACATGTGTTTAGCGCTGCCCAGTTGTGGGTCTACACAGTTTTGTTTCTCTGATGTGTTTCTCTATGCAATGATATCAATCTCAGCTGCTCTCTCATTGGTAGGTGCATGAGAGCTCTTGTGAAATGTGGAGCTGATTTGGAGAGGGAGTGCTTGCAGGGAAGGACCCCTCTGTACCTGGCCTGTGAACAGGGACATGTGGAGTGTGTGAAAGTCTTGCTAGACGCAGGAGCAGACTGTTCACATGTCACAACTGTGAGTTTTCAGACCTTCACTGATACCAAATGTCAATTACATTCTGCGTTCCTGATCCCTTTTTTTCATCTCCATGGTTACCTTAACAGTTGAGCGTGGGTTTTTCGCTGTCTGTGTGTTGCTCAGAATGTAATTACAGTTCCTGTTTTAGAAACACTTAATTATGCCCTAAATGTTTTCTCAGTTTGCTCTAATTTACTGGGCTGAAAAAAAATCCTGGGAAATTCTAAAGGTCAATTTTAAGGTGGTTTACACTTAAATGTTCGTTGTTCACAGGACAACTGCACAGCTCTGCATGCCGCAGTCAGTTCAGGTCATGTGGGCCCTCTAAAGCTCTTGCTACACCACCCATCTCCTGAACCAGACCTGGGTCTCCCTGCATCTCCTTCGAACCCCAACCAGGAGTTCCAGAACCCTTGCATAACAAAGGCCAGTCAAATTCTCAAACACAGTAACCAGGATGGCTGGACTGCTGCCCATATTGCTGCATCCAGGGGCTACAAGGTGACATATTTGATGCTGAGTACACTGCTTCGCCCCAGAAAATAAGAGTTAGAGGAGACTTATAAACACAGCTGATGCCTTACATGCTTATGTATCCTCTGGTTTACAGAAATGCCTGGAGGTTTTGTGTAACCACAGTCAACAGGACATGGAGAAGAGGGATAAATGCAATCGCACCATTCATGATGTTGCCACGGATGACTGCAAAGACCTACTAGAGAACCTGGGTAAGTATAGTTTGAGCGATGGAGCTTTGTGCAAATGTGATGGTTTGGCCATGCAATAGTTGACTTAAGTGACCACAGTCTTATCATTTAACTTTTGATTTCTACCCTATTTAAGACTGGTACATAGTGGTTGTACAGGTGCTCATGAGCTCACTGGAGCATCTTTGCCCTGTGGATCTCCTGGAGGATGGCTGCGCTGTTGGCAAAGTAACAATTCAGCGCCATACTAGCTGGGAAGAACTAACAGGAAGCTTGAGTCACCTGCTGACCAATCACCTGCAGCTAATTTGTGGGAACTGGGAGCTGGAGGAAGTTCTGGGCAGAGCAGACACTTTGGGCCTCTCTTCTAACAGCATGGCCTCTGTAATTATAGGTAAACACATCTACTGTACATCTTACAGTGTTACTAGCTACTTGCCTAGATATTCATTTGTTTCCATTTAACTTGATTCTTTCCATAACATTAggttttatgttttgtgtttattaataataataattacaaatatctcATGAAAATTCACCCCAAAaccaaaagtaaatgtaaatccACTATACCATGTACTATACAATGTAAATACCAATTAAAAGATGTTAATAagatttgtaaatttttttgaaagaaatctctgatcctgagcaaggctgcatttatttggtaatATAGTctaatattataacaattaaaaaaaaaattctattgtaatatattttaaaatctaatttattcccgAGATGGCCAAACTGAATTTTCACCATTACTTCATCATTACTAcgcttcagtttcacatgatcctacaAAAACCGTTCTGTGCTCAAAAAATTGTTCTTAATAATGTGAACAGTTTAATGTTATGTtcgtggaaaccgtgatacattttttccAGGATTGTAACAATATAGAAGTATTTACAGTCacattttatcaatttatttaatactgaataaaactattaatttcttaaCAGATCTTacggatcccaaacttttgaatgtttgtgtatttcatttatatattccccctttacataagaaaaaaacactttttattactgtaatgcaaagAAATTAGTGCTGTGCAATGATTAGTTACAAACTGAGGTATAGTGCTAAACAAAAGACTaaagtgctcgaggaggataaggaacaaatgaggagtttacttaaaggaggtacagactatattaacaagacAATATAACATTCAGGTTAGCACTCACATACAGCTTTGACACATATATTCAGTATACATTCaacaatcacggaccaggaggaactgaacgggtatttatacacacagaaggtaatgagggaactggagacaggtggggatcaatcaattaactaaaacaagaaaaggaagatgaccaaataaggaaacagaaagttcataaacgtgacagttcgccccctcccggaacggtgcgtcctcgcaccgcaagaggaataccagcggagggagggtgggggttctggaggcgggcgaggagcaggtgacgagggagcatggagatagggaccagggcggagtggatggagggaggagcccggagcaggaggtgccagatggtccaccagagaccagccaggacggagatccatggtggagtcgacggcgggaggagccatggtgaaggaggggtcgacgacaccagggggccgacaggcggagactgcaccggtgggtgaggagcccaagatggagcagcacagccacagagccagggtgacagaggatccggagggcctaggtggagcagaaggctcaggcgaccaaggcggaggcggggtcctgggagACCACTGTGGAGCCGGAGCGACCGAGGATGGAGGTgaaaccagagggaaggaggagcctgacagagccggagggatggagtgacgaggtggaaccaggggagtggagtcccgaggcggcggatggtcgacgactgaccaaggtggagccggagggacaagggagcccggtggagcaggtgggatgccaggccacggtggagacgagggagctaagagccgaATATGAgagtcgaaggaccgaggaggagtccagggctcggaggctggaggcggagacagggccttaacgcgCCAAGGccgagctggagactggcagtccagcggcgaaccatcgcgcccagatggcgcggactgagggtgagctgcgggactgactggcaccagcagggatgacgaggaactggctggtctaggaggagagagaggaaggatggtaGGAAAccggaggatcagggctggatggaaccagcggaagtggagcagagggaccggcaggtccaggaggaggtgggagagggaggccgggagggaacacaggagacacagaagattcagagctgggcggaaccagcggagacagaagattcagagctgggcggaaccagcggagacacagaagattcagagctgggcggaaccagcggagaaacagaaaattcagggctgggcggaaccagcggagatggagcataggaactgactggaggtaggagtgggagactgagagggtacacagggggatcagggctggacggaaccagcggagaaacaggaaaattagggattacctccattgaccagtccataaggtccataCGTTGCTCCATGTTTCCCCCCCCCCCGAGATcgcatacagctcaccctcagtcgcaggagtgtgggcagggctttcctccacaccctcgatctccacgaggactcccacgatgcacggtgttgccggctcgcacacctggtcagtcgcgctctcgagatcctgcttcctgtcagtggatggctcgggctctgcggcgggCTCTGGCTACGTGTGTcgggatggtggctggctggtatctgggtcaggagtggggctggagatatcctcttcggcggtgctgatggtaaatgaagatccatttttctccagcacccactccacaaaagcggcgaaatcctctcggggaccgttcgctggtaggcgtgccttacaccgacTATATTAACAAGACAatataacaaataacagcattaacattCAGGTTAGCACTCACATACAGCTTTGACACATTTACACATATATTCAGTATACATTCAACAATCACAGACCAGGAGGAACTGAACTGaacgggtatttatacacacagaaggtaatgagggaactggagacaggtggggatcaatcaattaactaaaacaagaaaaggaagatgaccaaataaggaaacagaaagttcataaacgtgacattAATCTTatccaaatgtattattttggatccgattaatcacgattaatcgttgcccagcactaaaagaaatatatatttaatataattatttatataattgtaaaGCACAATTTTAAGTATATATCACTGTAGTAATTTTATTTGTGTCTCCAAACAGAATAATTTTCATTCTGATTttcgtttatttatttgttgaatttttttgctTTATGGTAATTTGCAATACTGTTGCATTTGCAATTACAATGcagaatttttatatatttatatataaaatatatatgtgtgtgtgtttgtatatatatttttgatggttctaaaacagcatttatttattgccATAAAATATTTCTTCACCCTTTCACTCACATATTTGAATGCACAGTGCAGCAGCAGTATTGATCATTTCTTGAAATGGAACCTGTAGTGTAGAGACACATTTGCAATGGCTATTCTTAGATTACCCCAGCCTTCTGAACAGCTGCAGTGCTTCCTAAATTGCCTTTGGTCAGTGTTTAATTGGTCACTGTTCAAGTTTTAATTTCCCCACCTAAGTGTTTTTTTACACCTACTGTCATAGatgcaagaaaaaagaaacaaccaataataaaaaaaaatatatatatatatatatatatatatatatatatatatatatatatatatatatatatatatatatcactagtATGATTTGAATTTAGAAAATCACATTCACACAAACGTGCTATTACTATCTACTTGTGTAGTCTCTTCAGTCGTTATGCTGACACTGGCTCTAGTGAGCGTGAATTTAAAATGGCTCTTGTTTTGGGTGTTTTCCAACAGCACAGTGCGCCAAGTAGGGAAGGATGTGGGATAGGGGACTAACTGAGCTTGGCTCGACCCGAGGGTTGTCATGCAGGGCTGCTGAAAATAAACTAGCCTTCTCCGAGTTCTCACCGACTGTATCTCTTTCACACCCCTCTGgtctcctccctctctcttttacTCTTTCTCTCACcacttcttttttttgttgtttacacTCAACTCCTCCCTTAAGACAAGATGTTTCCAAACACCAAGAGCAGATGTCAGAATGAAGCGATTTGGCCCACAGAGAGCAACGTAATGACTATCTACTATTCCTGACACAAAACATGAGGAGACTGACAGACAGGAAAGAGAGTGAGAAGAGGATTTGCAGGATAAAAGCTGATTTATCATGGCTCTTAAGTTTGACATGCAGTACTACTGTAGATGAAATCTGCTCCCATGTCAGTTAGGATTACACATCCATGTCTTTCACCATAGGCGGACACATAAATCCTCTCTTTCCTAAATGAATCCTCTTGTTAAACTGTTATCGTTATGCGTGTGTACTTCAGGTGATGCTGTATGGTTGCCAGGGCAGAAGCTGCCTCAGTCTCCTTGGGACCTCATTCGGAAGCGTCTGAGCCAGCGTATTACCATACGTCTTAAAGGTGGGCTTTCAGTCTCTATCAAACTTCAAAGAATCA is a window from the Carassius carassius chromosome 13, fCarCar2.1, whole genome shotgun sequence genome containing:
- the cttnbp2 gene encoding cortactin-binding protein 2 isoform X1 yields the protein MASDGAKGEQPPPLQTLVTTGPGSVEAKCELNIDNLSKPELLTLLSIMEGELEARDLVIEALRARRKEVFLQERYGQFSLTDPFLALQRDFESGTGPKDHRPVSASPITVLEAVMAHCRKMQERMSAQLSAAESRQKRLEMEKLQLQSLEQEHRKLSAQLKDEREKNKHVVMSLVHECKQLAARVVEENQRFEELSSRTEQEGRSVGRLEEELAFERRRSQQMEAEMEKQLAEFDTEREQLRSRLSREEMRAAELRAESENLRQQVEQLRTERCKDAPPLPSAPASAPVKRKTLASVAVGTEATVCKTASSQTDVPLENEGAKKVPLSIPVKPTGSTYASMNLPKTSSVGRGLHHVSSQAENGGEGQTHLHGSHSPSVSATLPTGVSPRVQAARYKFQPSASEQDQNGTANQSPPSRDLSPTNRDNFAAKQQARHTVTQVLSRFTSPPAGGPPATLRPGLPHSTSEGGPFTGRLGHSQIGLKSPTVARIDRGNPPPIPPKKPGLSQTPSPPHPPIKVVGEASRSPGTGLGVGLAKSTATPQLPPKPSIDLGGTVPALTASQVGAYCTGWPWGCVPWGHVECPLVTTSSTATIVSSPSINPPTLPSHSLQHPGSPLAAASGWCPSIVSSLTCGDPVPLDDGQTLLLQAASQGNVTLLSMLLNQDPLLDIHLHQHELTSALISAAFNGHKDCLNLLLTSGASADAVDETGFTPLHAAAENGHHECMRALVKCGADLERECLQGRTPLYLACEQGHVECVKVLLDAGADCSHVTTDNCTALHAAVSSGHVGPLKLLLHHPSPEPDLGLPASPSNPNQEFQNPCITKASQILKHSNQDGWTAAHIAASRGYKKCLEVLCNHSQQDMEKRDKCNRTIHDVATDDCKDLLENLDWYIVVVQVLMSSLEHLCPVDLLEDGCAVGKVTIQRHTSWEELTGSLSHLLTNHLQLICGNWELEEVLGRADTLGLSSNSMASVIIGDAVWLPGQKLPQSPWDLIRKRLSQRITIRLKGLSECTLDEMTYDSLIPLQLLQNYVRLVEQYHNVIFHGLEGSFQEYMANQISHYIKHRQEAQGIGCDVVRVEIDESLSKEHLLEIFINCGFLVSLHEGSTGRCVVVVLEGLQRAHSLSHLLGDLCEALENRGSVYSLSLNHGHDGLYFFREGSFLIGTLAKPRLQGAELRLQQHFRWVQLRWDTEPLNGMLGRHLRRKLLHKAQGQCWASDDPVHKSLSWVCSVWHQLNACLSRLGTSEALLGPYIFLSCPVNAEQTQAIPKWLVRLWNAVIVPRVEDAVISRVTAKRSPSQRRSPNSKGLSPGQRAVVKAALNILLNKAVLQGCPLDRTEIDRFLPEFQGGCFPLSTIGSAYRKGGRKGRDNGAWRRANTSPRKKGSPASGRSSSCSLREGSLANSITQPMTNVNHSRLCDGVAVGLSLCSDEETDLIRELQTMCSSKSEPDISRIALFKEEFIMLPDSIPANPRRSDGKVTQPQTNPVTTERAVDMTHPPPQKIDGSHASPQRVTRPRSHLPVPSSRGAQQVNTTSSISLQSHSSNPSRASTSSRARQPPSHNNSNNFSSQDNIWFLDPNCNENYSNHG
- the cttnbp2 gene encoding cortactin-binding protein 2 isoform X2 translates to MASDGAKGEQPPPLQTLVTTGPGSVEAKCELNIDNLSKPELLTLLSIMEGELEARDLVIEALRARRKEVFLQERYGQFSLTDPFLALQRDFESGTGPKDHRPVSASPITVLEAVMAHCRKMQERMSAQLSAAESRQKRLEMEKLQLQSLEQEHRKLSAQLKDEREKNKHVVMSLVHECKQLAARVVEENQRFEELSSRTEQEGRSVGRLEEELAFERRRSQQMEAEMEKQLAEFDTEREQLRSRLSREEMRAAELRAESENLRQQVEQLRTERCKDAPPLPSAPASAPVKRKTLASVAVGTEATVCKTASSQTDVPLENEGAKKVPLSIPVKPTGSTYASMNLPKTSSVGRGLHHVSSQAENGGEGQTHLHGSHSPSVSATLPTGVSPRVQAARYKFQPSASEQDQNGTANQSPPSRDLSPTNRDNFAAKQQARHTVTQVLSRFTSPPAGGPPATLRPGLPHSTSEGGPFTGRLGHSQIGLKSPTVARIDRGNPPPIPPKKPGLSQTPSPPHPPIKVVGEASRSPGTGLGVGLAKSTATPQLPPKPSIDLGGTVPALTASQVGAYCTGWPWGCVPWGHVECPLVTTSSTATIVSSPSINPPTLPSHSLQHPGSPLAAASGWCPSIVSSLTCGDPVPLDDGQTLLLQAASQGNVTLLSMLLNQDPLLDIHLHQHELTSALISAAFNGHKDCLNLLLTSGASADAVDETGFTPLHAAAENGHHECMRALVKCGADLERECLQGRTPLYLACEQGHVECVKVLLDAGADCSHVTTDNCTALHAAVSSGHVGPLKLLLHHPSPEPDLGLPASPSNPNQEFQNPCITKASQILKHSNQDGWTAAHIAASRGYKKCLEVLCNHSQQDMEKRDKCNRTIHDVATDDCKDLLENLGDAVWLPGQKLPQSPWDLIRKRLSQRITIRLKGLSECTLDEMTYDSLIPLQLLQNYVRLVEQYHNVIFHGLEGSFQEYMANQISHYIKHRQEAQGIGCDVVRVEIDESLSKEHLLEIFINCGFLVSLHEGSTGRCVVVVLEGLQRAHSLSHLLGDLCEALENRGSVYSLSLNHGHDGLYFFREGSFLIGTLAKPRLQGAELRLQQHFRWVQLRWDTEPLNGMLGRHLRRKLLHKAQGQCWASDDPVHKSLSWVCSVWHQLNACLSRLGTSEALLGPYIFLSCPVNAEQTQAIPKWLVRLWNAVIVPRVEDAVISRVTAKRSPSQRRSPNSKGLSPGQRAVVKAALNILLNKAVLQGCPLDRTEIDRFLPEFQGGCFPLSTIGSAYRKGGRKGRDNGAWRRANTSPRKKGSPASGRSSSCSLREGSLANSITQPMTNVNHSRLCDGVAVGLSLCSDEETDLIRELQTMCSSKSEPDISRIALFKEEFIMLPDSIPANPRRSDGKVTQPQTNPVTTERAVDMTHPPPQKIDGSHASPQRVTRPRSHLPVPSSRGAQQVNTTSSISLQSHSSNPSRASTSSRARQPPSHNNSNNFSSQDNIWFLDPNCNENYSNHG